CTCGCTCATGACGTGATCCGTCCGGCGAGGGTGGTCGCCGGTCGGCCGGGCAGCGCATCGGCGGCGCTGGGGGCGGTGGATAACCGGGCGCCCTGCACCACGTCTTGTTGTCGTGTCATTCGTTCCCCCAACCTGCTCCGCGCAAGTGCCTTCTGCTGCCAGCCGGCGATAGACACGATGAAATGGCAAACCTGACCCACCTTCCCCGGTGATACCACCCCCGCCCTGCCCGGCGGACATCATATGCCTGAACCCGCGGAACGGCGCATGGCGGCAAACGCGGGTTGCCATCGGACCAGCTCGGGGTAACGCACGCAGGAGCACTGATCGCCAAATCCGGCACTTCCGATCAAGCCACCAGGCTGCGCGGCACCTAAGTTCGCTGCACCCACAGCGGAAGAGGTGCCCTCCATGAACCGAGCCATCAGGTTTTTCATCACATGCGGCATGTTGCTGGCCGCATGCGCGTGCCTGGCCGCCGTCCAGCCCTACCCCAGCAGTTTCAGGACGCAGACGGTCGCCGCCAACGGAACGCAGTTCTTCGTCCGCGTCGGCGGGCATGGCCCGGCCGTGGTCATGCTGCACGGCTACGGCGAAAGCGGCGACATGTGGCAGCCGCTGGCCGTCGCCATGGCCCAGGATCACACCGTGATCGTGCCCGACCTGCGCGGCATGGGGCTGTCCGCCCATCCGCCCGGCGGCTACGACAAGAAGAACCAGGGCCGCGACATCGCCGGCGTGCTGGACGCGCTGCACGTGGGCAAGGTCGACGTGGTCGCCCATGACATCGGCAACATGGTCGCCTTCGCCTTCGTCGCCGAGCAGCCGCAGCGGGTCGGACGGCTGGTGCTGATGGATGCGCCCATCCCCGGCGTCGGTCCGTGGGAGGAGATCCTGAAGAATCCCCTGCTCTGGCACTTTCGCTTCTACGGGCCGGACATGGAGCGGCTGGTGAAGGGGCGCGAACGGATCTACCTCGACCGCTTCTGGAACGAGTTCTCGGCCGACCCGAAGCATTTCGACGAGGCCAGCCGCGCGCACTACGCCAAGCTGTATGCGCTGCCCAACG
This is a stretch of genomic DNA from Rhodanobacter sp. FDAARGOS 1247. It encodes these proteins:
- a CDS encoding alpha/beta fold hydrolase, with product MLLAACACLAAVQPYPSSFRTQTVAANGTQFFVRVGGHGPAVVMLHGYGESGDMWQPLAVAMAQDHTVIVPDLRGMGLSAHPPGGYDKKNQGRDIAGVLDALHVGKVDVVAHDIGNMVAFAFVAEQPQRVGRLVLMDAPIPGVGPWEEILKNPLLWHFRFYGPDMERLVKGRERIYLDRFWNEFSADPKHFDEASRAHYAKLYALPNAMHDGFEQFHAFDQDALDNHAFLAAGPLSTPVLAIGGEKSFGAEMAVVTRAAFSNVQGAVIPDSGHWLMEENPDATVAAIRKFIP